From a region of the Gordonia sp. PP30 genome:
- a CDS encoding penicillin-binding protein, which yields MAGVLVAGLMFPFASGVAMLSNRAAATMENTSSELLNGTVPEVTTVTDVNGKPIALLFDQYRMQVGYNDISENMIRAIISVEDRRFLEHDGVDWRGTIRAALKNSSSGEVQQGASTLDQQYIKNYQLLVLARTEAEREAAVESTPARKLREARMAMTLERSLTEQAMREKGLDEAAAKQDAKKQIVTRYLNMVPFGNNAYGIEAAAQTYFGKSAKDLTVAESAMLAGMVQSSSALNPYTDPEATLNRRNTVLDTMIENFPARAAELRAAKNEPLGVLPEPKTPVQGCISAGDDGFFCDYLLQYLAENGLSRSAVARGGYTIRTTLNPEVQDNALRAAQSQVSPDVDGIANVISIIKPGSQSHDVLSMVSSRDYGLDQKRNQTVQPQPFSMVGDGAGSVFKIFTVAAAMEKGLGTNTVLGVPANIAVKGMGNSNGAFGCPQDYYCVKNAGAYPPALTLTQALAQSPNTTFVNMLQQVGVTPAVNMAVRLGLRSYAAPGSSGHGDQSLADYVKKGNFGSFTLGPFAVNALELSNVAATLASGGVWCPPSPVVSIQQVKRDQYSNAVMGPDGKPVMVNVPFNPPKCEQVVESGLANTLANAMSQDDQPGGTSAAAASSIGWRLPLSAKTGTTEAHRSAAFLGFTNQLAAASYVYNDGSHPAGICTSPVRQCYDGDIYGGYEPARTWFRSMLPIAEKFGPVRLPPSDPAFVAGSSRGRIPNVAGLPVSQATSRLQEAGFKVNELEVDSSKPKGTVVFTAPSDSAMPGSTIAVYVSNGKEQEGGGPPTSKTVDVPGVGPVTIEVPGG from the coding sequence ATGGCCGGTGTCCTGGTCGCCGGGCTGATGTTCCCGTTCGCGTCCGGCGTGGCGATGCTGTCGAACCGGGCGGCCGCCACGATGGAGAACACCTCGTCGGAACTCCTGAACGGCACCGTTCCCGAGGTGACCACGGTGACCGACGTCAACGGCAAGCCCATCGCGCTGCTCTTCGACCAGTACCGGATGCAGGTGGGCTACAACGACATCTCCGAGAACATGATCCGCGCGATCATCTCGGTGGAGGACCGCCGCTTCCTCGAGCACGACGGCGTCGACTGGCGCGGAACCATCCGCGCCGCGCTGAAGAACTCGTCGTCGGGCGAGGTGCAGCAGGGTGCGTCCACCCTCGATCAGCAGTACATCAAGAACTATCAGCTGCTGGTCCTGGCCCGCACCGAGGCCGAGCGCGAGGCGGCCGTCGAGTCGACGCCGGCCCGCAAGCTGCGCGAGGCCCGGATGGCGATGACGCTGGAACGCAGCCTCACCGAGCAGGCCATGCGCGAGAAGGGCCTCGACGAGGCCGCCGCCAAGCAGGACGCCAAGAAGCAGATCGTCACCCGCTACCTCAACATGGTTCCGTTCGGCAACAACGCCTACGGCATCGAGGCGGCGGCGCAGACCTACTTCGGCAAGTCCGCCAAGGACCTGACCGTCGCCGAGTCTGCGATGCTCGCCGGCATGGTCCAGTCCAGCTCGGCGCTGAATCCGTACACCGATCCCGAGGCGACGCTCAATCGCCGAAACACGGTGCTGGACACCATGATCGAGAACTTCCCGGCTCGCGCCGCGGAGCTGCGGGCGGCGAAAAACGAGCCGCTCGGCGTGCTGCCGGAGCCGAAGACGCCGGTGCAGGGATGCATCTCGGCGGGCGACGACGGCTTCTTCTGCGACTACCTGCTGCAATACCTGGCCGAGAACGGTCTGTCCCGCAGCGCCGTCGCCCGCGGCGGTTACACGATCCGCACCACGCTGAATCCGGAGGTGCAGGACAATGCTCTGCGCGCCGCGCAGAGCCAGGTGTCCCCGGACGTCGACGGCATCGCGAACGTCATCAGCATCATCAAGCCCGGGAGCCAGTCGCACGACGTCCTGTCGATGGTCTCCAGCCGCGACTACGGACTCGACCAGAAGCGCAATCAGACCGTGCAGCCGCAGCCGTTCTCGATGGTGGGTGACGGCGCCGGCTCGGTGTTCAAGATCTTCACCGTCGCCGCGGCGATGGAGAAGGGCCTGGGCACCAACACGGTGCTCGGTGTGCCCGCGAACATCGCCGTCAAGGGCATGGGTAACAGCAACGGGGCGTTCGGCTGCCCGCAGGACTACTACTGCGTCAAGAACGCCGGCGCCTACCCGCCGGCGCTCACCCTGACTCAGGCGCTCGCCCAGTCCCCCAACACGACGTTCGTGAACATGCTGCAGCAGGTCGGCGTCACCCCTGCGGTCAACATGGCCGTGCGGCTGGGGCTGCGGTCGTACGCCGCGCCGGGATCGTCGGGCCACGGCGACCAGAGCCTGGCCGACTACGTCAAGAAGGGCAACTTCGGGTCGTTCACGCTGGGCCCGTTCGCGGTCAACGCCCTGGAACTCTCCAACGTCGCCGCCACCCTCGCGTCCGGCGGCGTGTGGTGCCCGCCGAGTCCGGTGGTCTCGATCCAGCAGGTGAAGCGCGACCAGTACAGCAACGCGGTGATGGGCCCGGACGGCAAGCCGGTGATGGTGAACGTCCCGTTCAACCCGCCGAAGTGCGAGCAGGTGGTGGAGAGCGGTCTCGCCAACACCCTCGCGAACGCGATGAGCCAGGACGACCAGCCCGGCGGCACCTCCGCGGCGGCCGCGTCGTCGATCGGCTGGCGCCTGCCGCTCTCCGCCAAGACCGGTACCACCGAGGCCCACCGCTCGGCCGCCTTCCTCGGCTTCACCAACCAGCTCGCCGCGGCGTCGTACGTCTACAACGACGGCTCGCATCCCGCCGGGATCTGCACCTCGCCGGTCCGCCAGTGCTACGACGGCGACATCTACGGCGGCTACGAGCCGGCCCGCACCTGGTTCCGCTCCATGCTGCCGATCGCCGAGAAGTTCGGTCCGGTCCGATTGCCACCGAGTGACCCGGCCTTCGTCGCGGGCAGCAGTCGCGGCCGCATCCCGAACGTCGCCGGTCTCCCGGTGAGCCAGGCGACCTCTCGATTGCAGGAGGCCGGCTTCAAGGTCAACGAGCTCGAGGTGGACAGCAGCAAGCCCAAGGGCACCGTGGTGTTCACGGCACCGTCGGACAGCGCCATGCCGGGATCGACGATCGCCGTCTACGTCTCCAACGGCAAGGAGCAGGAGGGCGGCGGTCCACCGACGTCGAAGACCGTCGACGTGCCCGGCGTGGGGCCGGTAACGATCGAGGTGCCGGGCGGCTGA
- a CDS encoding WhiB family transcriptional regulator, with the protein MTLAPLSGGDTEARLAWVAQARCRGGNPDDLFVRGAAQRKAATICRHCPVQLECGADALDNRVEFGVWGGMTERQRRALLRQHPEVTSWSAFFEAQRRRQHLAAVPQQ; encoded by the coding sequence ATGACTTTGGCCCCTCTGTCCGGTGGAGATACCGAAGCCCGCCTCGCGTGGGTCGCCCAGGCTCGCTGCCGCGGTGGAAACCCCGATGACCTCTTTGTCCGCGGTGCCGCGCAGCGAAAGGCGGCGACCATCTGCCGCCACTGCCCGGTGCAGCTCGAGTGCGGCGCCGATGCGCTGGACAACCGCGTGGAGTTCGGCGTCTGGGGAGGGATGACCGAACGTCAGCGTCGCGCCCTGCTCCGCCAGCACCCCGAGGTGACCTCGTGGTCGGCGTTCTTCGAAGCGCAGCGCCGCCGCCAGCACCTCGCCGCGGTACCGCAGCAGTAG
- a CDS encoding ArsA family ATPase, producing the protein MMTELKMGGVLLDPATRVVICCGSGGVGKTTTAAAMALYAAERGRTVAVLTIDPARRLAQSLGMSELTNEPQPVPISLVDGTSTGSLDAMMLDMRRTFDDMVIEHSTPERAEAIMNNAFYQTVASSFSGTQEYMAMEKLGRLLEENRWDLIVVDTPPSRNALDFLDAPQRLGSFLSGRLMRMLIGGGRGVSRVVTGAMSLAMRGIATIIGADILRDVATFVQSLDSMFGGFQERAARTYELLTRPGTNFVVVASPEADALREASFFVNRLAHDSMPLSGLIVNRTHPNLTSISTPTAQAAEERVSDDLTRGVLRLHIDRATTAQRELHMLGRFTSANPSVPWVGVPALPFEVADADALRAVSEQITAPG; encoded by the coding sequence CTGATGACCGAGCTGAAGATGGGCGGCGTCCTGCTCGATCCGGCGACGCGCGTGGTGATCTGCTGCGGGTCCGGCGGGGTCGGCAAGACCACCACCGCTGCGGCGATGGCCCTCTACGCCGCCGAGCGCGGCCGGACCGTCGCCGTGCTCACCATCGATCCGGCCCGGCGCCTGGCCCAGTCGCTCGGGATGAGCGAGCTGACCAACGAACCGCAGCCGGTGCCGATCTCGCTGGTCGACGGCACATCCACCGGCTCACTCGACGCGATGATGCTCGACATGCGCCGCACCTTCGACGACATGGTGATCGAGCATTCGACGCCCGAGCGCGCCGAGGCGATCATGAACAACGCCTTCTACCAGACGGTGGCGTCGTCGTTCTCCGGCACGCAGGAGTACATGGCGATGGAGAAGCTCGGCCGGCTCCTGGAAGAGAACCGGTGGGATCTCATCGTCGTCGACACGCCGCCGTCGCGGAACGCACTGGACTTCCTCGATGCGCCGCAGCGGCTCGGCTCGTTCCTGTCCGGGCGGCTGATGCGGATGCTGATCGGCGGCGGCCGCGGGGTGAGCCGCGTGGTGACCGGTGCGATGAGCCTGGCGATGCGCGGCATCGCGACCATCATCGGCGCCGATATTCTGCGCGACGTCGCCACCTTCGTGCAGTCGCTCGATTCGATGTTCGGCGGCTTCCAGGAGCGCGCCGCCCGCACCTACGAACTGCTGACCCGGCCGGGCACCAACTTCGTCGTCGTCGCATCGCCGGAGGCGGATGCGCTGCGCGAGGCGAGCTTCTTCGTCAATCGGCTGGCGCACGACTCGATGCCGCTGAGCGGTCTGATCGTCAACCGCACGCACCCGAACCTGACGTCGATCTCCACGCCGACCGCACAGGCGGCCGAGGAGCGCGTGTCCGACGATCTCACCCGCGGGGTGCTGCGGCTGCACATCGACCGCGCGACCACCGCGCAGCGCGAGCTGCACATGCTGGGCCGCTTCACGTCGGCCAATCCGAGCGTGCCGTGGGTCGGGGTGCCGGCGCTGCCCTTCGAGGTGGCCGACGCCGACGCCCTGCGCGCGGTGTCGGAGCAGATCACCGCTCCGGGCTAG
- a CDS encoding ArsA-related P-loop ATPase has translation MTTDPLTAGHDRWPAEARDARLHFVSGKGGTGKTTVAAALAIALASEGKKVLLVEVEGRQGIAQLFDVPPLPPTDQKVASAEGDGGVWALSIDIEHALLEYLDMFYNLGFAGRAIKKVGAIDFVTTVAPGLRDVVITGKIKERVIATDEKGALLYDVVVVDSPPTGRIGNFLDVTSAMRDLAKTGPIAGQSEGVVRLLHSRQTYVHLCTLLEAMPIQETIEAVDELSGKDLNIGAIFVNRVSPHYLPADQLDAIAEGEVDAVTIRDDLAAAGLSLSDEDLAGLLTETIDYAVRLQAQQVAQAELDEVPAPKIDLPLIDEHVDLGALYQLARVMKEAGV, from the coding sequence GTGACGACTGACCCCTTGACCGCAGGCCACGATCGCTGGCCTGCCGAGGCCCGCGATGCCCGGTTGCACTTCGTGTCCGGCAAGGGCGGAACCGGTAAGACCACCGTCGCCGCGGCCCTCGCCATCGCACTGGCCAGCGAGGGCAAGAAGGTCCTGTTGGTGGAGGTCGAGGGCCGCCAGGGCATCGCGCAGCTCTTCGACGTCCCGCCGCTGCCGCCGACCGACCAGAAGGTGGCCTCGGCCGAGGGCGACGGGGGTGTCTGGGCGCTGTCGATCGACATCGAGCACGCACTGCTGGAATACCTCGACATGTTCTACAACCTCGGTTTCGCCGGGCGCGCGATCAAGAAGGTGGGCGCGATCGACTTCGTGACCACCGTCGCGCCGGGCCTGCGGGACGTCGTCATCACCGGCAAGATCAAGGAGCGCGTGATCGCCACCGATGAGAAGGGCGCGCTGCTGTACGACGTCGTCGTCGTCGACTCCCCGCCGACCGGCCGGATCGGCAACTTCCTGGACGTGACCTCGGCGATGCGCGACCTGGCCAAGACCGGCCCGATCGCCGGACAGAGCGAGGGCGTGGTGCGCCTGCTGCACTCGCGACAGACCTATGTTCACCTGTGCACGCTCCTGGAGGCGATGCCCATCCAGGAGACCATCGAGGCGGTCGACGAGCTGAGCGGCAAGGACCTCAACATCGGCGCGATCTTCGTCAACCGGGTGAGCCCGCACTATCTGCCGGCCGACCAGCTCGATGCGATCGCCGAGGGCGAGGTCGATGCGGTGACGATCCGCGACGACCTGGCCGCCGCCGGACTGTCGCTGAGCGACGAGGATCTGGCCGGACTGCTCACCGAGACCATCGACTACGCGGTGCGGCTGCAGGCGCAGCAGGTGGCACAGGCCGAACTCGACGAGGTCCCGGCCCCGAAGATCGATCTGCCGCTGATCGACGAGCACGTCGACCTCGGTGCGCTGTATCAACTCGCCCGGGTGATGAAGGAGGCCGGCGTCTGA
- a CDS encoding DUF4177 domain-containing protein, whose amino-acid sequence MSDLTTWEYATIPLLTHATKNILDTWGSDGWELVSVLPGPTGEQHVAYLKRPTN is encoded by the coding sequence ATGAGCGATCTGACGACCTGGGAATATGCCACCATTCCGCTGCTGACGCACGCGACGAAGAACATCCTCGACACCTGGGGTTCCGACGGCTGGGAGCTGGTGAGCGTCCTCCCCGGCCCGACCGGCGAGCAGCACGTCGCCTACCTCAAGCGACCCACCAACTGA
- a CDS encoding RidA family protein, with translation MSASNAWSGRLAELGLTLPAVVTPVGSYTPALRVGDLVYTSGQLPVVDGELSVRGKVSEGAEGIVTPAQANAAARQCALNALAAVDAVAGVDAIVRIVKVVGFVASAPGFTGQPGVLNGASDLLGEIFGDAGVHARSAVGVAELPLGAPVEVELIVQVA, from the coding sequence ATGAGCGCCTCGAATGCATGGAGCGGCCGGCTCGCCGAACTCGGCCTGACGCTGCCCGCGGTGGTCACCCCGGTCGGCAGCTACACCCCGGCGCTGCGCGTCGGCGATCTGGTCTACACGTCGGGCCAGCTCCCGGTGGTCGACGGTGAACTGAGCGTGCGCGGCAAGGTGTCGGAAGGCGCCGAGGGCATCGTCACGCCCGCGCAAGCCAACGCGGCGGCCCGGCAGTGCGCGCTCAACGCGCTCGCCGCGGTCGACGCCGTCGCCGGTGTCGACGCCATCGTCCGGATCGTCAAGGTGGTCGGCTTCGTCGCCTCCGCACCCGGATTCACCGGCCAGCCGGGCGTGCTGAACGGCGCGTCCGACCTGCTGGGTGAGATCTTCGGCGACGCCGGAGTCCACGCCCGTTCGGCCGTCGGCGTCGCCGAACTGCCGCTCGGCGCGCCGGTGGAAGTGGAACTGATCGTTCAGGTGGCCTGA
- a CDS encoding MBL fold metallo-hydrolase, whose translation MTAPAHPAYGQVRPVTEFASVVLRDNPGLMELDGTNTWILRAPGSPTSVVVDPGPRRSKKHVRTVAEAAGEVELTLITHRHFDHTGAIERMRKETGSIHRAHSIDFSHGAPRLTDREVIEAAGLRITVLHTPGHTADSTSFLVEWDGQRAILTGDTILGRGTTVLDPRDGGLGDYFHSLNRLIVEASDATLLPGHGPDHPELGPIARFYKAHREERLDQIRQALDDLKLTPQEAKPMKVVRKVYADVDEKLWPAAKMSVKTQLEYLRTL comes from the coding sequence ATGACCGCCCCCGCCCATCCGGCCTACGGACAGGTGCGGCCGGTCACCGAGTTCGCCTCCGTCGTGCTGCGGGACAACCCGGGTCTGATGGAGCTCGACGGCACCAACACCTGGATTCTGCGCGCCCCCGGGAGTCCCACCTCGGTGGTGGTCGATCCGGGGCCCAGGCGGTCCAAGAAGCACGTGCGGACCGTCGCCGAGGCGGCCGGCGAGGTGGAACTGACGCTGATCACGCACCGCCACTTCGACCACACCGGCGCCATCGAGCGGATGCGCAAGGAGACCGGCTCGATCCACCGGGCGCATTCGATCGACTTCAGCCACGGCGCCCCGCGGCTCACCGATCGCGAAGTGATCGAGGCGGCCGGACTGCGGATCACCGTGCTGCACACGCCCGGTCACACCGCCGACTCGACGAGCTTTCTGGTCGAGTGGGACGGGCAACGGGCCATCCTCACCGGTGACACCATCCTCGGCCGGGGGACCACCGTGCTCGACCCGCGTGACGGCGGGCTCGGCGATTACTTCCACTCGCTGAACCGGCTGATCGTGGAGGCATCCGACGCGACGCTGCTGCCCGGACACGGTCCCGATCACCCGGAACTCGGGCCGATCGCGCGCTTCTACAAGGCGCACCGCGAGGAGCGGCTGGACCAGATCCGGCAGGCGCTCGACGACCTGAAGCTGACGCCGCAGGAAGCCAAGCCGATGAAGGTGGTCCGCAAGGTCTACGCCGACGTCGACGAGAAGCTGTGGCCGGCGGCCAAGATGAGCGTCAAAACGCAACTGGAGTACCTGCGCACCCTGTGA
- the glxR gene encoding CRP-like cAMP-activated global transcriptional regulator GlxR: MDEILARAGIFQGVEPTAVAALSSELTEVEFPRGHVIFHEGEPGDRLYIILSGKVKLGRRSPDGRENLLTIMGPSDMFGELSIFDPGPRTSSATTVTEVRAATMDRDALKKWIKDRPEIAEQLLRVLARRLRRTNNNLADLIFTDVPGRVAKQLLQLAQRFGTQEGGALRVTHDLTQEEIAQLVGASRETVNKALADFAQRGWLRLEGKSVLIADSERLARRAR, encoded by the coding sequence GTGGACGAGATTCTTGCCCGGGCGGGTATTTTCCAGGGGGTTGAGCCTACCGCCGTGGCAGCGCTCTCTTCCGAGCTCACGGAGGTCGAGTTTCCCCGCGGACACGTGATCTTCCACGAGGGCGAACCCGGCGACCGGCTCTACATCATCCTGTCCGGCAAGGTGAAGCTCGGACGACGCTCCCCGGACGGCCGCGAGAACCTGCTGACCATCATGGGACCGTCGGACATGTTCGGCGAGCTGTCCATCTTCGATCCGGGCCCGCGCACGTCGTCGGCGACGACGGTCACCGAGGTCCGCGCCGCCACCATGGACCGCGACGCCCTCAAGAAGTGGATCAAGGACCGCCCGGAGATCGCCGAACAGTTGCTCCGCGTCCTCGCCCGGCGTCTGCGCCGCACCAACAACAACCTCGCGGACCTGATCTTCACCGATGTCCCGGGCCGCGTCGCCAAGCAGCTGTTGCAGCTGGCTCAGCGCTTCGGGACCCAGGAGGGCGGCGCACTGCGCGTCACCCATGACCTGACGCAGGAAGAGATCGCGCAGCTGGTGGGCGCCTCGCGCGAGACCGTGAACAAGGCCCTCGCCGACTTCGCACAGCGCGGCTGGCTCCGCCTCGAGGGCAAGAGCGTGCTGATCGCCGATTCCGAACGACTGGCCCGCCGCGCTCGCTGA